A window of Candidatus Woesearchaeota archaeon contains these coding sequences:
- a CDS encoding radical SAM protein has protein sequence MEAELEKFRNEAGFYLSRLVGKILVPPENVYLEITAKCNLRCRMCNLWRQDIKGELSKEQCFRIIGDMSELRIPHLIISGGEPFLRDFVIDISNYAKKKWIRHVSVISNGTLINEKTAEEIANSGIDHITISIDGLMKNNDYVRGKGSFKKGVNAINLITKYSRKIRNGGLTAGINCVVQNRNLEELPDMARLAKRLGCNIIVFQPMLSDNLSMHKRLTRDELWVPRERIPILEQSINELLRMKKDKAYSDLIFVEPIVLKLIKDYYAGTMKHQNIKCYDGYIRIVINSRGSLWMCDSNYGESTEHSLKELFTSACANKLRKGIKKCAKPCLQACVLKPELESLEKISKRFASSIPRGKSKNAFYALKILGNYEKTIKSKCDLSPIEKCLAFFGKGSTNPAYALSEIRNAKRIIRKFRGDVLNV, from the coding sequence ATGGAAGCAGAACTTGAAAAATTCAGGAACGAAGCAGGATTTTATCTTTCAAGGCTGGTTGGAAAGATTCTTGTCCCGCCGGAAAATGTTTATCTTGAGATAACTGCAAAATGCAACCTGCGCTGCAGGATGTGCAACCTTTGGCGGCAGGACATAAAAGGCGAACTTTCAAAGGAGCAGTGCTTCAGGATAATAGGTGATATGTCTGAGCTACGCATACCTCATCTTATCATATCAGGAGGGGAGCCGTTTCTACGGGATTTTGTCATAGACATTTCCAACTATGCAAAGAAAAAATGGATAAGGCATGTAAGCGTGATAAGCAACGGCACTCTGATAAATGAGAAAACAGCAGAGGAAATAGCCAATTCAGGAATAGACCATATCACAATCTCAATAGACGGGCTTATGAAAAACAATGACTATGTGCGCGGAAAAGGCTCATTTAAGAAAGGAGTTAATGCAATAAACCTCATAACAAAATACAGCAGAAAAATCCGGAATGGAGGTCTTACTGCAGGGATAAACTGCGTTGTCCAGAACAGGAATCTTGAGGAGCTTCCTGACATGGCAAGGCTTGCAAAAAGGCTTGGATGCAACATAATTGTCTTCCAGCCAATGCTTTCAGACAATCTCTCAATGCACAAAAGGCTGACAAGGGATGAGCTTTGGGTTCCAAGAGAGAGAATACCTATACTTGAACAGAGCATAAATGAGCTTCTTCGCATGAAGAAGGACAAAGCATATTCTGATTTGATATTTGTTGAACCGATTGTCCTGAAACTGATTAAGGATTACTATGCCGGAACAATGAAGCATCAAAACATAAAGTGCTATGACGGCTACATCAGGATTGTGATAAACAGCAGGGGTTCGCTTTGGATGTGCGATTCAAATTACGGCGAATCAACTGAGCACTCGCTTAAAGAGCTTTTCACCTCAGCATGCGCAAACAAACTTAGAAAAGGAATAAAGAAATGCGCAAAGCCATGCCTTCAGGCATGCGTCCTGAAGCCCGAACTTGAAAGCCTTGAGAAAATTTCAAAAAGATTTGCAAGCAGCATTCCAAGAGGCAAAAGTAAAAATGCTTTTTATGCGCTGAAAATTTTGGGGAATTATGAAAAGACAATAAAATCAAAATGCGACTTAAGCCCTATTGAAAAGTGCCTTGCTTTTTTTGGAAAAGGAAGCACAAACCCCGCATATGCATTGTCTGAGATAAGGAATGCCAAGAGGATAATACGGAAATTCCGTGGAGACGTTCTGAATGTCTGA
- a CDS encoding radical SAM protein, whose translation MSDVNLHFLEFEKNSGFYFSRVLNSTFVSPETLQISITHRCPLRCRMCSIAKNPSKIEEEMSTKEVKSLIEQAAQIGISELYLTGGEPFVRDDFIEIVNYAEAKGLITSVNTSGILINNDVAEKIADSSLSYITFSIDGLEKIHDYIRGKGVFSNAINAIREINRIKSEKGNEKLHISLVSVIMNQNLDEVIPLIHFVENLGVTGIRFQPVLVDNTKMFRQNNKSSLWIPKSRLKRLSQVLSEMEKCKKRSKIDIIFDAKMISQYFRGEFEANKCFVGYNRLFVGLWGNVGLVCPVDSRNFSNIENFREKSLSEIWDSDKAKEARVAVKNCRQECVQGCALMPHAENLWNMYLSEIRNFIRYIESGSEIAEYMTLIRNNLEKYEKILLLHKSDENLRIKMHTDLKEIEYVLSTINKIKQDIEKRIGNKKAAQPLEEKESAYTELISEKSSPNYSPEKAFSLFLLNARFYFSKIINRALVGPHWVYLSVTNRCLLDCRMCGVKKLGACDEMSTDELKKIIKEISEFGGDQTILFTGGEPFLRKDIFELIEYSSSLGMPTEIVSNGQLIDEELTDKIVKSGLRNIAISLDGATAEAYESIRGIPGSFEKAKRAIRLLSEARKKIGKGPQISAWTTMMRQNITELSEIMRLSKNLGADVIVYHPVIINQTDMQRTKTHGPLWPNEEDLKIFKEEMDRITEYRKKNGFVAFLHDPSLFLRYFNGENLHDAWQCNPFEFLNIGPDGNMQICGDTFGNAKSGVKKVWESKAAGKSRALMKKCTKSCLQTCWARPDSESLKQITAKFAYEINRSRISSSIKRDFILKALEEINAFESTLKHFDGISEEESEK comes from the coding sequence ATGTCTGATGTAAATCTGCATTTTTTGGAGTTTGAAAAAAATTCAGGGTTCTACTTCTCAAGAGTGCTTAACAGCACTTTTGTAAGTCCGGAGACCCTTCAGATAAGCATAACACACAGATGCCCTCTCCGATGCAGGATGTGCAGCATTGCAAAAAATCCATCAAAAATTGAAGAGGAAATGTCTACAAAGGAGGTTAAATCTCTTATAGAGCAGGCAGCGCAGATAGGCATATCTGAGCTTTACCTTACAGGAGGAGAGCCATTTGTCCGCGATGATTTCATTGAGATTGTAAACTATGCTGAAGCCAAGGGATTAATCACTTCTGTAAACACAAGCGGAATACTGATAAACAATGATGTGGCTGAGAAGATTGCTGATTCATCGCTTTCTTACATTACCTTTTCAATAGACGGGCTTGAAAAAATCCATGATTACATAAGGGGGAAAGGAGTTTTTTCAAATGCCATAAATGCAATAAGGGAAATCAACAGAATAAAGTCAGAGAAGGGTAATGAAAAGTTGCACATAAGCCTGGTTTCTGTTATTATGAACCAGAATCTTGATGAGGTAATTCCGCTTATACATTTTGTTGAGAATCTTGGAGTAACAGGAATAAGGTTCCAGCCAGTTCTCGTGGACAATACCAAGATGTTCAGGCAGAACAACAAGAGCAGCCTGTGGATACCCAAATCAAGGCTTAAGCGCCTCAGCCAGGTTCTTTCAGAAATGGAGAAATGCAAAAAGCGCTCAAAGATTGACATAATCTTTGATGCAAAGATGATAAGCCAGTATTTTAGGGGAGAATTTGAAGCAAACAAATGCTTTGTTGGATACAATAGGCTTTTTGTCGGGCTTTGGGGCAATGTAGGGCTTGTTTGTCCTGTTGATTCAAGGAATTTTTCAAACATTGAAAACTTCCGGGAAAAAAGCCTTTCAGAAATCTGGGATTCAGACAAGGCTAAGGAAGCAAGAGTTGCAGTCAAGAACTGCAGGCAGGAGTGCGTGCAGGGCTGCGCACTGATGCCTCATGCAGAGAACTTATGGAATATGTATCTGTCTGAAATCAGGAATTTCATAAGGTATATTGAAAGCGGAAGCGAGATTGCAGAGTACATGACTCTTATAAGGAATAATCTTGAAAAATATGAGAAGATTCTTCTTCTTCACAAATCAGATGAAAATCTCCGAATAAAAATGCACACTGACTTGAAAGAAATAGAGTATGTCCTTTCAACCATAAATAAGATAAAGCAGGACATAGAGAAGAGGATAGGGAATAAAAAGGCAGCTCAACCTTTGGAAGAAAAGGAATCAGCGTATACAGAATTGATTTCTGAAAAAAGTTCACCGAATTACTCTCCTGAAAAAGCATTCTCATTATTCCTTCTAAATGCAAGATTCTATTTCTCAAAAATAATCAACCGGGCGCTTGTAGGTCCGCACTGGGTTTATCTAAGCGTTACAAACAGGTGCCTTCTTGACTGCAGGATGTGTGGAGTAAAAAAGCTTGGCGCCTGTGATGAAATGAGCACAGATGAGCTGAAGAAAATTATAAAAGAGATAAGCGAATTCGGTGGGGATCAGACAATACTTTTTACAGGGGGAGAGCCCTTCCTGAGAAAAGACATCTTTGAACTTATTGAATACTCATCTTCTCTTGGAATGCCCACAGAGATTGTAAGCAACGGGCAGCTGATTGATGAGGAACTGACAGATAAAATAGTGAAATCAGGGCTTCGAAACATTGCAATTTCGCTTGACGGCGCAACAGCCGAGGCATATGAATCAATAAGGGGAATTCCCGGCTCTTTTGAAAAAGCCAAGAGGGCGATAAGGCTCCTCTCTGAAGCCAGGAAAAAAATTGGGAAAGGACCTCAGATATCTGCATGGACAACAATGATGCGCCAGAACATAACAGAATTATCCGAGATAATGAGGCTTTCAAAGAATCTTGGAGCAGATGTCATAGTGTATCATCCTGTAATAATAAATCAGACAGATATGCAAAGGACAAAGACACACGGCCCCTTATGGCCAAATGAGGAAGACCTTAAAATATTCAAGGAAGAGATGGACAGAATAACTGAATACAGAAAAAAAAACGGTTTTGTGGCGTTCCTGCATGACCCTTCGCTGTTCTTAAGATATTTCAACGGGGAAAACTTGCATGATGCCTGGCAGTGCAATCCTTTTGAATTCCTGAATATCGGGCCAGATGGGAATATGCAAATCTGCGGAGACACATTCGGAAATGCAAAATCCGGAGTTAAGAAAGTCTGGGAATCAAAGGCAGCAGGCAAATCAAGGGCGCTTATGAAGAAATGCACCAAAAGCTGCCTTCAGACATGCTGGGCAAGGCCCGACTCCGAAAGCCTCAAGCAAATAACAGCAAAATTTGCCTATGAAATAAACCGCTCCAGGATAAGCAGCAGCATTAAGAGGGACTTTATCCTTAAGGCGCTTGAGGAGATAAACGCATTTGAAAGCACTCTGAAGCATTTTGACGGAATTTCAGAGGAGGAAAGCGAAAAATGA